The Flaviramulus sp. BrNp1-15 genome has a window encoding:
- a CDS encoding glycoside hydrolase family 43 protein has translation MKNSIVPLFLTVFIITISCTSNKKESSVEHKDYVAFDWFNYEGKDEIYNKLSKSDDEYYNPILSGFYPDPSICKANDKYYLINSSFSYFPGIPIFESTDLVNWKQLGHVITRKEQGDFSGLGVSRGMFAPTIRYHQGTFYVICTNVDGGGNFIVTTQDPAGEWSNPILLPEVNGIDPDIFFDDNGRVYITHNGPPPNNITKHDGHRAIYTWEYSLEQKKIISEQTLLVDGGTDMAKKPVWIEAPHILKKDGYYYLICAEGGTAYNHSEVVFRSKNVLGPYVSYENNPILTQRHLNKERPNQITTTGHADFVETNNGDWWGVYLGCRPYEIDYYNTGRETFMLPVTWKDGWPTFESGNEAHPFVHKKPDLPKGESFDPLSGNFTSNDDFSNDKLDFKYNFIRNPLEKWHKIEDGFLYIKPRKENIKTETNFSFIGRRQQHQAFEVSTKLNFTLTDTLQTAGLAAFQNEKNYLFIGKRLNAAGQIEVFLEKTATKIKDGKPNILAKNIIKDNTNELYLMIEGKVRYYDFYYKLSEDENWKPLIKNVDAINLSTAEAGGFVGTYLALYTSSNHF, from the coding sequence AATTTATAATAAATTATCAAAATCTGATGACGAATATTACAATCCTATTTTATCTGGGTTTTATCCAGATCCAAGTATTTGTAAAGCAAATGATAAATACTATTTAATTAACTCGTCATTTTCATATTTTCCAGGTATACCAATTTTCGAAAGTACAGATTTGGTAAATTGGAAACAATTAGGACACGTTATTACTCGTAAAGAACAAGGAGATTTTTCAGGTTTAGGAGTGTCAAGAGGTATGTTTGCACCAACCATTCGTTATCATCAAGGAACTTTTTATGTTATTTGTACAAATGTAGATGGTGGTGGAAATTTTATAGTAACAACACAAGATCCAGCTGGTGAATGGTCTAATCCAATTTTGTTGCCTGAAGTAAATGGCATTGATCCAGATATTTTCTTTGATGATAATGGAAGAGTTTACATAACGCACAATGGTCCACCACCTAATAATATTACAAAACATGACGGGCATAGAGCAATTTACACTTGGGAATACAGTTTAGAACAAAAAAAAATAATTTCAGAACAAACATTGTTGGTAGATGGAGGTACAGATATGGCAAAAAAACCGGTTTGGATTGAAGCTCCACACATTTTAAAAAAAGATGGATACTATTATTTAATATGTGCAGAAGGCGGAACCGCTTATAACCATTCTGAAGTTGTTTTTAGAAGTAAAAACGTTCTTGGGCCTTATGTGAGTTATGAAAATAATCCTATTTTAACACAGCGCCACTTGAATAAAGAACGCCCCAACCAAATTACAACAACAGGTCATGCAGATTTTGTTGAGACAAATAATGGTGATTGGTGGGGAGTATATTTAGGTTGCAGACCATATGAGATTGATTATTACAATACTGGAAGAGAAACTTTTATGTTACCAGTTACTTGGAAAGACGGTTGGCCAACGTTTGAAAGTGGAAATGAAGCACATCCGTTTGTACATAAGAAACCCGATTTACCAAAAGGAGAATCTTTTGATCCGTTATCTGGAAACTTTACTTCTAATGATGATTTTTCTAACGATAAATTAGATTTTAAATATAATTTTATTAGAAATCCATTAGAGAAATGGCATAAAATTGAAGATGGATTTTTATATATAAAACCACGAAAAGAAAATATAAAAACCGAAACAAACTTTTCATTTATTGGTAGAAGACAACAACATCAAGCATTTGAAGTATCAACAAAACTTAATTTCACTTTAACTGATACACTTCAAACAGCAGGATTAGCAGCTTTTCAAAATGAAAAAAATTATTTATTTATAGGGAAAAGATTAAATGCAGCTGGACAAATTGAGGTGTTTCTTGAAAAAACAGCTACTAAAATAAAGGACGGAAAACCTAATATTCTGGCAAAAAATATAATAAAAGACAATACTAACGAACTATATTTAATGATAGAAGGGAAGGTAAGATACTATGATTTTTATTATAAGCTTTCCGAAGATGAAAACTGGAAACCTTTAATTAAAAATGTTGATGCCATTAATTTAAGTACTGCAGAAGCAGGTGGTTTTGTAGGAACATATTTGGCATTGTATACATCTTCAAACCACTTTTAG
- a CDS encoding GntP family permease: MVVIYLLISVLLIIWLTAKLKVHPFIALLLVAIFYGIIAGMPLNNIITSVNKGFGNTLGGIGMIIILGVIIGAFLENSGGAYALAEKVLKFTGKKKIPFAMGIIGWFVSIPVFADSGFMLLAPLNKSLSKKAGITLSGTAIALGLGLIAAHTMVPPTPGPIAAAHYLNADLGLVILMGIPISLLALLMGLVFIKKYVSKTYIAPDPNVTEEDIKERLKTAPSAFKATIPIFVPIILIVIKSLLTSVYDYQSDNFETFPAIIKILFFLGEPFIALLIGCFLSLTLPKKLNKDMFSTSGWIGKALVGAASIILITGAGGIFGQVLRDSGIATTLGEALSGINLSIWLPFLLAAAIKTAQGSSTVALITAASILAPMMATLGFDTELQKAMVVVAIGAGSAVVVHANDSFFWVVTQLSGMDVKLGYRFLTLGSFVLGASAAILLFILYLILS, from the coding sequence ATGGTAGTCATTTATTTATTAATTAGTGTTTTACTTATTATTTGGCTCACAGCAAAATTAAAAGTACATCCGTTTATAGCGTTGCTTTTAGTCGCTATTTTCTATGGGATAATTGCTGGAATGCCATTAAATAATATTATTACATCTGTTAATAAAGGTTTTGGAAATACTTTAGGCGGTATTGGAATGATTATCATACTTGGGGTAATCATAGGTGCTTTTTTAGAAAATTCTGGAGGTGCTTACGCCTTAGCAGAAAAAGTTTTAAAATTCACAGGAAAGAAGAAAATACCGTTTGCTATGGGAATTATTGGTTGGTTTGTATCCATTCCAGTATTTGCAGATAGCGGCTTTATGTTATTGGCTCCTTTAAATAAAAGTTTATCAAAAAAAGCAGGTATCACACTGTCAGGTACAGCTATTGCTTTAGGGCTTGGTTTGATTGCTGCACATACCATGGTTCCACCAACACCAGGACCAATTGCAGCGGCTCATTACTTAAATGCGGATTTAGGTTTAGTTATACTAATGGGTATTCCTATAAGTTTACTTGCATTATTAATGGGTTTAGTATTTATAAAAAAATACGTATCCAAAACATATATTGCTCCAGATCCAAATGTTACTGAGGAAGACATAAAAGAACGACTCAAAACAGCACCAAGTGCTTTTAAAGCTACCATTCCTATTTTTGTTCCTATTATTCTAATTGTCATTAAATCTTTATTGACCTCTGTTTACGATTATCAATCAGATAATTTTGAAACATTTCCTGCGATAATTAAGATTTTATTCTTTTTAGGAGAACCATTTATAGCATTATTAATAGGTTGCTTTTTATCGCTCACACTTCCTAAAAAATTAAATAAAGACATGTTTTCAACCTCGGGTTGGATTGGTAAAGCTTTAGTTGGTGCAGCGTCTATAATATTAATTACAGGTGCTGGCGGAATTTTTGGTCAAGTACTACGTGACTCTGGTATAGCAACTACTCTAGGTGAAGCATTATCTGGAATTAACTTAAGTATATGGTTACCATTTTTATTGGCAGCAGCTATAAAAACCGCTCAAGGTTCTTCAACTGTGGCGTTAATAACAGCTGCTTCAATTTTAGCACCAATGATGGCTACTTTAGGTTTTGATACCGAATTACAAAAAGCCATGGTGGTTGTTGCTATAGGAGCAGGATCTGCGGTGGTAGTTCATGCCAACGATAGCTTCTTTTGGGTGGTAACCCAATTATCTGGTATGGATGTTAAATTAGGTTATCGTTTCCTTACTCTAGGTAGTTTTGTTCTGGGAGCATCGGCAGCAATTTTATTATTCATTTTATATTTAATATTATCTTAA
- a CDS encoding aldehyde dehydrogenase (NADP(+)) has protein sequence MSLTGQNFIEGTLSGQGTKTFLAINPSNGKELSTSFYEATQQEINEAVEKANEAFSIYSKKSGKEKAEFLDAIADEILNLGDTLIERCCAESGLPEGRITGERGRTMNQLKLFANVLREGSWVDARIDTAIPDRQPVPKPDIRSMQKPLGVVGVFGASNFPLAFSVAGGDTASALASGCPIIVKAHPSHPGTCELIANAINKAVEKTNMPKGVFSMVHGKSVAVGMGIVQHPLVKAIGFTGSYKGGKAIFDAANNRPEPIPVYAEMGSTNPVFILPNALRERGEEIAQGLTGSVTLGVGQFCTNPGLVFLNDDASVTGFQEKVSQNFKAVEANTMLNSGVKSAFDSGIKNLSNKNQIELLAQGKESNEGFKGSAHVFKTSAKYFLTEDSLEEEVFGPSTITITADSKDELLASAKKMKGHLTATLFATDEDLKSYMDLIQILEQKVGRLIINNFPTGVEVCHSMVHGGPFPATTNSRSTSVGTGAITRFTRPMCYQNFPQNLLSDELKDNNPLGIFRIVNGEIKK, from the coding sequence ATGAGTTTAACAGGGCAAAACTTTATAGAAGGAACATTATCAGGGCAAGGAACAAAAACATTTTTAGCGATTAATCCTTCAAACGGAAAAGAACTATCAACTAGTTTTTACGAAGCAACACAACAAGAAATTAATGAAGCTGTTGAAAAGGCTAATGAAGCTTTTTCTATTTATAGCAAGAAAAGTGGTAAAGAAAAAGCTGAATTTTTAGATGCTATTGCAGATGAAATTTTAAACTTAGGAGACACTCTTATTGAACGTTGTTGTGCAGAATCTGGTTTGCCTGAAGGAAGAATTACAGGTGAACGAGGTAGAACAATGAATCAATTAAAACTGTTTGCTAATGTGTTACGCGAAGGCTCTTGGGTAGATGCGAGAATAGACACAGCAATTCCTGACAGGCAACCTGTGCCAAAACCAGATATACGTTCTATGCAAAAGCCTCTAGGTGTTGTTGGTGTTTTTGGAGCAAGTAATTTTCCGTTAGCATTTTCAGTTGCAGGAGGCGATACAGCATCAGCTTTAGCAAGTGGTTGTCCTATCATTGTAAAAGCACATCCTTCGCACCCTGGAACTTGTGAATTAATTGCAAATGCAATAAATAAAGCTGTTGAAAAAACAAACATGCCAAAAGGTGTTTTTTCTATGGTGCATGGAAAATCTGTTGCGGTAGGAATGGGTATTGTACAGCATCCTTTGGTAAAAGCCATTGGATTTACAGGTTCGTATAAAGGAGGGAAAGCCATTTTTGATGCTGCCAATAACAGACCAGAACCAATTCCTGTTTATGCAGAAATGGGAAGTACAAACCCAGTTTTTATTTTGCCTAATGCTTTAAGAGAACGCGGAGAGGAAATAGCGCAAGGATTAACAGGTTCAGTTACTTTGGGAGTTGGACAGTTTTGTACAAACCCTGGACTTGTGTTTTTGAATGATGACGCTTCGGTTACGGGATTTCAAGAAAAAGTATCTCAAAATTTTAAGGCAGTAGAAGCGAACACTATGTTGAATAGTGGAGTTAAATCTGCTTTTGATAGTGGTATTAAGAATCTATCAAATAAAAATCAAATTGAATTATTAGCACAAGGAAAAGAAAGCAATGAAGGTTTTAAAGGAAGCGCGCATGTTTTTAAAACTTCTGCAAAATATTTCTTAACAGAAGATTCTTTAGAGGAAGAAGTTTTTGGGCCATCAACTATTACAATTACAGCCGATTCTAAAGATGAATTATTAGCATCTGCAAAAAAAATGAAAGGCCATTTAACAGCAACCTTATTTGCAACAGACGAAGATTTAAAATCGTATATGGATTTAATCCAAATATTAGAACAAAAAGTAGGCAGATTAATCATTAATAATTTCCCAACTGGAGTAGAGGTGTGCCATTCAATGGTTCATGGTGGTCCATTTCCCGCAACAACTAATAGTCGTTCAACATCAGTTGGTACAGGAGCTATAACACGTTTTACACGACCAATGTGCTATCAAAATTTCCCTCAAAATTTATTATCTGATGAGTTAAAAGACAATAACCCTTTAGGGATTTTCAGAATTGTTAATGGAGAAATAAAAAAATAA
- a CDS encoding fumarylacetoacetate hydrolase family protein has protein sequence MKIYNTKKGIIIQSENSFHLINDNWDDFINNDNLASKLNNLVASLKPIQNAEKIIENDLLVPMQSQELWASGVTYYNSKLGRQEESKDAGGGDYYERVYNADRPELFFKATVNRTVPSGGKVNIRKDSTWDVPEPELTLVITSSGKIIGYTIGNDMSSRSIEGENPLYLPQAKTYDACAGLGPCVYITDEVISDDSKISMKIIRNNEIVFEEAIKINQMKRKPKELVDYLYRECSFEYGSLLMTGTGIVPTTEFTLKSEDEIQISIDNIGTLINYVR, from the coding sequence ATGAAAATTTATAACACAAAAAAAGGCATCATTATTCAATCTGAAAATTCATTTCATTTAATAAATGATAATTGGGATGATTTTATTAATAACGATAATTTAGCAAGTAAATTAAACAATCTTGTGGCTAGTTTAAAACCTATCCAAAATGCTGAAAAAATTATAGAAAATGATTTGCTGGTTCCTATGCAAAGTCAAGAGTTATGGGCAAGCGGTGTAACATATTATAACAGTAAATTAGGCAGGCAAGAAGAAAGTAAAGATGCAGGTGGAGGTGATTACTATGAACGTGTTTATAATGCCGATAGACCAGAATTGTTTTTTAAAGCAACGGTAAATAGAACAGTTCCTTCGGGTGGAAAAGTTAATATTCGCAAAGATTCTACTTGGGATGTTCCTGAACCAGAATTAACACTTGTAATCACGTCTTCAGGAAAAATAATTGGTTATACTATTGGCAATGATATGAGTTCTAGAAGTATTGAAGGGGAAAATCCTTTGTATTTACCACAGGCAAAAACTTATGATGCTTGTGCAGGCTTAGGGCCGTGTGTTTATATAACTGATGAAGTCATTTCAGACGATTCAAAAATAAGTATGAAAATCATTAGAAATAATGAAATTGTTTTTGAAGAGGCTATTAAAATCAATCAAATGAAGCGCAAGCCAAAAGAATTGGTTGATTATTTATATAGAGAATGTTCCTTTGAATATGGCAGTTTATTGATGACAGGAACTGGAATTGTACCAACAACAGAATTCACTTTAAAAAGTGAAGATGAAATACAAATTTCTATTGACAACATAGGAACACTAATAAATTACGTAAGATAA
- a CDS encoding endo-1,4-beta-xylanase, with the protein MKSPHFFMILLALSILSSCSSKETKKEKQIILKEAYKNAFLVGTALNEAIVSGKDEKSQKIVIKQFNAVTAENIMKAALINPEPRVYNFKPADDFVEFGQKNKMFIIGHTLVWHNQTPSWFFTNSEGEPNTNEEQIERMRTHIQAVAGRYAGKVHAWDVVNEVIDNDGSYRPTTWVNGVGNGDTLVKHAFKFASEYAPNTELYYNDFNAWRPAKRDGIMRLVRMLQKEGVRIDGVGIQGHWGLNYPKNEYIEAAIDSFASLGVKVMITELDVDVLPLTKEGQIIGTGLLHPQYDLEEFKEFLDPYQNGLPDEVQQELADRYAELFEIFYRKRDKIDRVTFWGIHDDMSWKNGYPIANRTNYTLLYDRDKNPKPAFDAVLNVPENNSNQNE; encoded by the coding sequence ATGAAGTCACCACACTTTTTTATGATTTTGCTAGCATTATCTATTTTGTCTAGCTGCTCGTCTAAAGAAACTAAAAAAGAAAAACAAATCATTTTAAAAGAAGCCTACAAAAATGCTTTTTTAGTGGGTACAGCACTTAATGAAGCCATTGTGTCTGGAAAAGACGAAAAATCTCAAAAAATTGTTATTAAACAATTTAATGCTGTAACAGCAGAAAACATAATGAAAGCTGCACTAATAAACCCAGAACCTAGAGTTTATAATTTTAAGCCTGCAGATGATTTTGTTGAATTCGGTCAAAAAAACAAGATGTTTATCATTGGTCATACTTTAGTTTGGCATAATCAAACACCATCATGGTTTTTTACAAATTCAGAAGGTGAACCCAATACAAATGAAGAGCAAATTGAACGTATGCGAACCCATATTCAAGCTGTCGCAGGACGATATGCAGGTAAAGTACACGCTTGGGATGTTGTAAATGAAGTGATTGATAATGATGGTTCTTACAGACCAACAACATGGGTTAACGGTGTTGGAAATGGTGATACATTAGTGAAACATGCATTTAAATTTGCTAGTGAGTATGCACCAAATACAGAGTTGTATTACAATGATTTTAACGCGTGGCGACCCGCAAAACGAGACGGAATCATGCGTTTGGTTAGAATGCTACAAAAAGAAGGCGTTAGAATTGATGGTGTTGGTATACAAGGGCATTGGGGTTTAAATTATCCTAAAAATGAATACATTGAAGCTGCAATAGACTCTTTTGCTTCACTTGGAGTAAAAGTGATGATAACCGAGTTAGACGTTGATGTATTACCATTAACAAAAGAAGGTCAAATTATTGGTACGGGTTTATTACATCCGCAATACGATTTAGAAGAATTTAAGGAGTTTTTAGACCCGTATCAAAATGGTTTGCCCGACGAAGTGCAGCAAGAGTTAGCCGATAGATATGCCGAATTATTTGAAATATTTTATAGAAAACGTGATAAAATAGACAGAGTAACATTTTGGGGTATACACGATGATATGTCTTGGAAAAATGGTTACCCTATTGCAAACAGAACAAATTATACATTACTCTATGATAGAGACAAAAATCCAAAACCTGCTTTTGATGCGGTGTTAAATGTTCCAGAAAATAACAGTAATCAAAATGAGTAA
- a CDS encoding endo-1,4-beta-xylanase translates to MNKRNFYSALVIMLLMVASCQKKEEKKVAPEGLKDVFKSSFLIGTALNGNQIQERDSIENALIALEFNSVTPENVMKSMLIHPQKDTFNFELPDKLVALAEKNGMHIQGHTLVWHSQLSPFFKEITDSTEMVEVLTDHINTIVGRYKGKIDAWDVVNEALNDDGTLRKTVFLDVLGEDYLSLAFNLAQKVDPNVELYYNDYSMTNPNKRAGAIKMIKRMQELGTKVDGIGMQGHWGLESPSLEEIEESIVQYSDLGIQVAITELDISVIPMPWDFTGADVNVKFESGDPTMNPYPEKLPDSIQTKLADRYADIFKLFLKHQEKISRVTLWGVNDGNTWKNNWPINGRSDYPLLFDRNNQKKKAYHSVVALKSDSEE, encoded by the coding sequence ATGAATAAAAGAAATTTTTATAGTGCTTTAGTAATCATGCTATTAATGGTAGCCAGCTGCCAGAAAAAAGAAGAAAAAAAAGTTGCACCAGAAGGTTTAAAAGATGTGTTTAAAAGCAGTTTTTTAATAGGTACAGCTTTAAATGGAAATCAAATACAAGAAAGAGATTCTATTGAAAACGCTCTAATTGCTTTAGAGTTTAATAGTGTTACTCCAGAAAATGTGATGAAGTCTATGTTAATTCATCCACAAAAAGACACTTTTAATTTTGAGTTACCAGATAAACTAGTCGCTTTAGCAGAGAAGAATGGTATGCATATTCAAGGACATACATTGGTATGGCATAGTCAATTATCACCTTTTTTTAAAGAAATAACCGATAGTACTGAAATGGTTGAGGTTTTAACAGACCATATTAATACAATTGTTGGAAGGTATAAAGGAAAAATAGATGCTTGGGATGTAGTAAACGAAGCTTTAAATGATGATGGAACTTTAAGAAAAACTGTGTTTTTAGATGTTTTAGGTGAAGATTATTTATCGTTAGCATTCAATTTAGCTCAAAAAGTTGATCCAAATGTAGAGTTGTATTATAATGATTATAGTATGACTAATCCAAATAAAAGAGCAGGCGCTATAAAAATGATTAAAAGAATGCAAGAGCTGGGTACCAAAGTAGATGGTATTGGAATGCAAGGACATTGGGGACTTGAAAGTCCAAGTTTGGAGGAAATTGAAGAAAGTATAGTTCAATACTCAGACTTAGGAATACAAGTAGCTATTACAGAATTAGATATTTCTGTAATTCCTATGCCATGGGACTTTACTGGAGCAGACGTAAATGTGAAATTTGAAAGTGGCGACCCAACCATGAATCCTTATCCAGAAAAACTTCCAGATTCTATTCAAACAAAATTAGCAGACCGATATGCTGATATTTTTAAATTATTTTTAAAGCACCAAGAGAAAATTAGTCGAGTAACACTTTGGGGTGTTAATGATGGTAATACTTGGAAGAATAATTGGCCTATTAATGGCAGATCAGATTACCCATTATTATTCGATAGAAATAACCAGAAAAAGAAAGCTTACCATAGTGTAGTTGCTTTAAAATCTGATTCAGAGGAATGA
- a CDS encoding aldo/keto reductase, producing MKSRSLGNSKFNVSEVGLGCWQLGGDWGDSISDKVAFDIMSKAIEQGVTFFDTADVYGAGQSERVIGKFIKQHNPKLKIATKFGRDGSVFPDKYTEKALRKSVDDSLNRLGVEALDLLQLHCIPTEVLYEGSIFNWLRTLKQEGKIKNFGASIETVEEGLFCIEQDGLTSLQIIFNIFRQKPIAELLPKAKAKNVGIIVRLPLASGLLTGKFTKDTTFLESDHRNYNKDGEAFNVGETFAGLPFEKGVELANKIKENFLLDGLTMAQFAQRWILDHEAVSCIIPGASSASQIDSNCSVSDLNPLGSSIHEALQEFYKNEIHDHIRGPY from the coding sequence ATGAAATCAAGGTCTTTAGGTAATAGTAAGTTCAACGTAAGTGAAGTAGGTTTAGGTTGTTGGCAATTAGGTGGTGATTGGGGAGATAGTATTTCTGATAAAGTTGCTTTTGATATAATGAGTAAAGCCATAGAACAAGGTGTTACATTTTTTGATACGGCCGATGTTTATGGTGCAGGACAAAGTGAACGTGTTATTGGGAAATTTATTAAACAGCACAATCCTAAATTAAAAATTGCTACAAAATTTGGTCGTGACGGAAGTGTTTTTCCTGATAAATATACAGAGAAAGCTCTACGTAAATCTGTTGATGATTCTCTTAATCGTTTAGGTGTTGAAGCTTTAGATTTACTACAATTACACTGTATCCCTACTGAAGTTTTATATGAAGGTTCAATTTTTAATTGGCTAAGAACTTTAAAACAAGAAGGTAAAATAAAAAACTTTGGCGCAAGTATAGAAACTGTTGAAGAAGGCCTTTTTTGTATAGAACAAGACGGTTTAACCTCACTTCAAATAATTTTTAACATATTCAGACAAAAACCTATAGCAGAACTTTTACCCAAAGCAAAAGCAAAAAATGTGGGTATTATTGTAAGACTACCACTAGCAAGTGGTTTATTAACTGGAAAATTCACAAAAGACACGACGTTTTTAGAATCAGACCATAGAAATTATAATAAAGACGGTGAAGCTTTTAACGTTGGAGAAACTTTTGCTGGATTGCCTTTTGAAAAAGGTGTTGAGCTTGCTAATAAAATAAAAGAAAACTTCTTACTTGATGGTTTAACCATGGCACAATTTGCACAACGATGGATTTTAGATCACGAGGCTGTAAGCTGTATTATACCTGGAGCTAGTTCTGCTTCTCAAATAGATTCAAACTGTAGTGTTTCAGATTTAAACCCTTTAGGTTCTAGTATTCATGAAGCTTTACAAGAATTTTACAAAAATGAAATTCATGACCATATTAGAGGTCCTTATTAA
- a CDS encoding IlvD/Edd family dehydratase, which produces MSKDKKLRSQEWFGGNDKMGFVHRSWLRNQGYPDDYFEGKPVIGICNTWSDLTPCNGHLREVAEVVKRGILEAGGFPLEFPVMSLGETIMRPTTMLFRNLASMDTEESIRANPLDGIVLLTGCDKTTPSTVMGACSVDLPTIVVPGGPMLNGRFRGGTIGSGSFNWMIKEKQKTEEFDEDDMREAEICAARSIGHCNTMGTASTMATMAEALGLTLPGFSSIPAADSRKKVMQQLSGRRIVEMIKEDLTMSKILTRKAFENAIVTNAAVGGSTNLIIHLIAIARRIGVDLKLEDFDKIGSQIPLLVNLMPSGKYLMEDFFYAGGLPVVMKELGNLLHQDIITANGKTFSENYAKAKCYNDEVIAKINKPLQENAGIAVLKGNLCKNGSVIKPSAATPKLMQHTGRAVVFESMEDYHERIDNPDLDIDENCVIVLKGVGPKGYPGMPEVGNVDLPEKLIKKGVKDMVRISDGRMSGTAYGTVVLHISPESTVGGTLAIVQNGDTITLDVEKRLLQLNISDEELARRKAEWKAPEPLAKRGYVRIYLDHVEQADVGADLDVLVGGSGSKVDRDLH; this is translated from the coding sequence ATGAGTAAAGACAAAAAACTTCGTAGTCAAGAATGGTTTGGAGGTAATGATAAAATGGGTTTTGTACACCGTTCATGGTTACGAAATCAAGGTTATCCAGATGATTATTTTGAAGGCAAGCCTGTTATTGGCATTTGCAATACGTGGTCAGACCTTACACCTTGTAATGGACATCTTCGTGAAGTTGCTGAGGTTGTAAAACGCGGCATTTTAGAAGCAGGAGGATTTCCATTAGAATTTCCCGTAATGTCTTTAGGTGAAACCATTATGCGTCCAACAACTATGTTGTTTCGCAATTTGGCTAGTATGGATACGGAAGAATCTATTCGTGCAAATCCATTAGACGGTATTGTGCTTTTAACAGGTTGTGATAAAACAACACCTTCAACAGTTATGGGAGCTTGCAGCGTAGATTTACCAACTATTGTTGTTCCAGGAGGACCAATGCTAAATGGTCGTTTTAGAGGTGGGACAATTGGTTCTGGTTCATTCAATTGGATGATAAAAGAAAAGCAAAAAACTGAAGAATTTGATGAAGATGATATGCGTGAAGCAGAAATTTGTGCAGCACGTAGTATTGGACATTGTAATACCATGGGAACTGCTTCAACAATGGCAACTATGGCTGAAGCCTTAGGATTAACGTTACCAGGGTTTTCATCTATTCCAGCTGCAGATTCTCGTAAAAAAGTAATGCAGCAACTTTCTGGTCGTCGCATAGTTGAAATGATCAAGGAAGATTTAACCATGTCTAAAATACTCACCAGAAAAGCTTTCGAAAATGCGATTGTAACCAACGCTGCTGTTGGTGGTTCAACTAATTTAATCATTCATTTAATCGCAATTGCTCGTAGAATTGGAGTTGATTTAAAATTGGAAGATTTTGATAAAATAGGAAGTCAAATTCCTTTGTTAGTGAATTTGATGCCATCTGGAAAATACTTGATGGAAGATTTCTTTTATGCTGGCGGATTGCCTGTTGTTATGAAAGAATTAGGAAACCTTTTGCATCAAGATATTATAACAGCAAACGGTAAAACATTTAGTGAAAATTATGCAAAAGCAAAATGCTATAATGATGAAGTTATTGCGAAAATAAATAAACCCTTACAGGAAAATGCTGGAATAGCTGTTCTAAAAGGAAACTTGTGTAAGAATGGATCGGTTATAAAACCTTCTGCTGCAACACCAAAATTAATGCAACATACAGGTAGAGCAGTGGTGTTCGAGTCTATGGAAGATTACCACGAACGTATTGATAATCCAGATTTAGATATTGATGAAAACTGCGTAATTGTACTTAAAGGTGTAGGTCCAAAAGGGTATCCTGGAATGCCCGAAGTCGGCAATGTTGATTTACCTGAAAAGTTAATTAAAAAAGGCGTAAAGGATATGGTTCGCATTTCCGATGGTAGAATGAGTGGAACAGCATATGGAACCGTGGTACTTCACATTTCTCCAGAATCAACTGTTGGCGGAACTTTAGCTATTGTTCAAAATGGAGATACAATTACACTTGATGTTGAAAAGCGATTATTACAACTCAATATTTCTGATGAAGAATTAGCAAGACGAAAAGCCGAATGGAAAGCACCAGAACCTTTAGCAAAACGAGGTTATGTTCGCATTTATTTAGATCATGTTGAACAAGCAGATGTTGGTGCAGATTTAGATGTATTGGTTGGTGGTTCAGGTTCTAAAGTAGATAGAGATTTACATTAA